The following coding sequences are from one Arthrobacter sp. PvP023 window:
- a CDS encoding type II toxin-antitoxin system Y4mF family antitoxin, whose product MADMFADRLAAEVRTRRAALRLTQHDLAHLAGVSERFVRFVEQGKRSVQLDSLLALLETLGLELQLTTRTRPAARAIDGARPSADGPAPTKPAPGDRS is encoded by the coding sequence ATGGCCGATATGTTCGCTGACCGGCTTGCGGCCGAAGTCAGGACCAGGCGCGCTGCGTTGCGGCTGACCCAGCACGACCTTGCCCACCTCGCCGGGGTATCCGAGCGCTTCGTCCGCTTCGTGGAACAGGGGAAGCGAAGTGTGCAGCTCGACTCGCTCCTGGCTTTGCTCGAGACTCTTGGCCTGGAGCTTCAGCTGACCACGCGGACACGCCCCGCGGCCCGCGCCATTGACGGAGCCCGCCCATCCGCGGACGGCCCCGCTCCCACCAAGCCGGCGCCCGGGGACCGGTCATGA
- a CDS encoding type II toxin-antitoxin system HipA family toxin, with protein sequence MRRRVADVYKAGVLAARLERHDGGTRFSYLPAYLAAGGPAVASSLPLSTEPVLSAAGAAPPYFTGLLPEGRRLNALRRSVKTSVDDELSLLIAAGANPVGDVQIVGHGEPLDPDEHAVELNPKAPVDFDALLGDSGLIDPVALAGVQDKLSAGMISMPVASAGRRYILKLNAPEFPHVVENELVMFRYAAKLRIPLSKVRLIRDVEGRPGLLVERFDRIPLAGGAHGAVQRLAVEDGAQVLGLYPADKYNVAYGQVCRALAEYCAAPLPALRNLAIQAAFAWLSGNGDLHAKNVSMVQEPSGEWSIAPVYDIPSTVVYGDKTLALTLDGKRTGISRKHFLGWAGSLGLAERAAAQVLELGLKASGPLVADLEAGTAFAGTNDDGASPFSSMVTRAWLKELKHRRRLLEA encoded by the coding sequence ATGAGGCGCCGGGTCGCCGATGTCTACAAGGCCGGCGTCCTGGCCGCCCGGCTGGAGCGGCACGACGGCGGCACCAGGTTCAGCTACCTGCCGGCGTACCTCGCGGCGGGAGGTCCCGCCGTCGCCAGTTCCCTGCCGCTAAGCACTGAGCCGGTGTTGTCCGCGGCGGGGGCCGCGCCGCCATACTTCACCGGGCTCCTGCCGGAGGGCAGGCGGCTGAATGCGCTGCGGCGATCTGTGAAGACCAGCGTGGACGACGAACTGTCGCTCCTGATTGCCGCCGGGGCCAACCCCGTGGGTGATGTGCAGATCGTGGGCCACGGTGAGCCGCTGGACCCGGACGAACACGCCGTCGAGCTTAACCCAAAGGCGCCGGTCGATTTCGACGCGCTGCTGGGGGACTCCGGGCTGATCGACCCCGTGGCGCTTGCCGGCGTGCAGGACAAGCTGTCCGCGGGGATGATCTCCATGCCCGTGGCCAGTGCCGGCCGGCGCTACATCCTCAAACTCAATGCCCCGGAGTTCCCGCATGTGGTGGAGAACGAGCTGGTGATGTTCCGCTACGCCGCCAAGCTGCGGATTCCGCTGAGCAAGGTACGGCTGATCCGGGACGTCGAGGGTCGGCCGGGGCTCCTGGTGGAGCGGTTCGACCGGATCCCGCTGGCCGGCGGTGCACACGGCGCGGTGCAGCGGCTCGCTGTCGAGGACGGTGCGCAGGTGCTGGGGCTGTATCCCGCGGACAAGTACAACGTGGCGTACGGGCAGGTGTGCCGCGCCCTGGCGGAGTACTGCGCGGCGCCGCTGCCGGCGCTGCGGAACCTGGCCATCCAGGCAGCGTTCGCCTGGCTGAGCGGGAACGGCGATCTCCACGCCAAGAATGTGTCGATGGTGCAGGAGCCGTCGGGGGAGTGGTCCATCGCGCCGGTCTACGACATCCCCTCCACAGTGGTTTACGGGGACAAAACGCTCGCCCTCACGCTGGACGGCAAACGGACCGGGATCTCGCGGAAGCATTTCCTGGGCTGGGCCGGCAGCCTGGGGCTGGCGGAACGCGCCGCCGCGCAGGTGCTGGAGCTGGGATTAAAGGCGTCAGGTCCGCTGGTGGCCGACCTCGAAGCGGGTACGGCTTTTGCCGGAACGAACGACGACGGCGCCTCACCGTTTTCGTCGATGGTCACCAGGGCGTGGCTCAAGGAGCTCAAGCACCGGCGAAGGCTGCTGGAAGCGTAA
- a CDS encoding uracil-DNA glycosylase, with amino-acid sequence MTIDWDEKKALLQEPNIAAVTQLCDELMEKKPGSIVPYIDPVHDEDECRIVSLHVSPGKGTESGFVSHFNDDEAARRATSIYEIVELDPRYVMPWNAYPWVRDPDLPSALNVQEKTDGLRPFRQFLKINRRVSAIIAHGTDAQTFLTLFEKTYHQSLKNSGIKIYKASALGGRAFAVSANKQEELLSKSVEIYRDAMQRAGIQHL; translated from the coding sequence GCTGTAACCCAGCTTTGCGACGAACTCATGGAAAAGAAGCCGGGCTCCATAGTCCCGTACATTGACCCCGTCCATGACGAGGACGAATGCAGGATCGTCAGTCTCCATGTCAGCCCGGGCAAAGGCACCGAATCGGGCTTCGTATCCCACTTCAATGACGATGAAGCAGCCCGGCGGGCCACGTCAATCTACGAGATCGTGGAACTCGACCCCCGCTACGTCATGCCCTGGAATGCCTACCCCTGGGTGCGGGACCCCGATCTCCCCTCCGCCCTCAACGTCCAGGAAAAGACGGACGGCCTGCGCCCCTTCCGCCAGTTCCTGAAGATCAACAGGCGCGTCTCGGCCATCATCGCCCACGGCACGGACGCCCAGACGTTCCTTACCCTCTTCGAGAAGACGTACCACCAGTCCCTGAAGAACTCCGGAATCAAGATCTACAAGGCCAGCGCCCTGGGCGGCCGGGCCTTCGCCGTTTCCGCGAACAAGCAGGAAGAACTGCTGAGCAAGAGCGTCGAGATCTACCGGGACGCGATGCAGCGCGCCGGGATCCAGCACCTCTAG